Sequence from the Bos javanicus breed banteng chromosome 11, ARS-OSU_banteng_1.0, whole genome shotgun sequence genome:
cacataaaCAGTCTAAAAGACACAGCAAACTAGTggctataacaaaaaagaagcagactcacagatacagggaACAaatacagatgcagagaacaaatacagatacagagaacaaactagtggttaccagtggtgaGGGGGGAAGGACAATGTTGGGGTGGGGGCATAGAAAGTATAAAGTATTGGGTGTAAGATAGGCCGCAGGATGCATTGTGCAACATGGGGAATGTAGCCAGTATTTTGTAATTGTACGTGgagttgtccagttgctcagtcatgtccaactctttgcaacccgtggactgcagcacgctaggcttccccatccttcactatctcctggagtttgctcaaactcatgtccattgagtcaacaatgccacccagccatctcatcctctgtcgtctgcttctccccctgccttcagtccttcccagcatcagggtcttttccactgagtcagctcttcgcatcaggtggccaaagtatttgagcttcagcttcagcatcaatccttccaatgaacactcctggttgatttcctttaggattgactgtttgatcttcttgcagtccaagggactctcaggagtcttctccagcaccacagttcgaaagcatcagttcttcagcactcagtcttccttatggtccaaccctcccatccgtacgtgactaccagaaaaaccatagctttgactgtgtggacctttgtcggcaaagtggtgtctctgctttttaatatgctaagtttgtcatagtttttcttccaaggagtgagcgtgttgtagttttatggctgcagtcaccatctgcagtgattttggagcccagaataatagtctgtcactgtttccattgtttccccatcgatttgccatgaagtgatgggactggatgccatgatcttagttttttgaatgttgagttttaggccagctttttcactcttctctttcaccttcctctagaggctctttagttcctcttcactttctgccattaaggtggtgtcctctgcatatctgaggttactgatatttctcttggcagtcttgattccagctttaacttcatccggcccagcatttcacatggtgtactgtgtatataagttaaataaacagggtgacggttacagccttgatgaactcctttcccaattttgtaaATGGAGTATatcctttaaacattttaatcaaaAAAGAATAAGTCCTGACAAGGCAAATAGTGGCACTTCTCTGACAATGGGAATTTGGGGATGCCCTAAACATGTCTTATTGCCTCTGTGGCTGCCAGCTTGCTGGTTTCACAGATATTGTGGTTGCAAGGCTGCTGATTTTGAAGGCTGCCTTGTTGCTAGCAAGATGGGAATGAGCTTAGGGATAGTTCAAATACCACAGCACTCATTTGTTCTTACAGTCAGCCATCTAAATATTCCTGGGATTTTAGCAAACGTTTGGTTTATttacagagttccaaaaaagttGATGTTGACAGTGTTTGCCAGTGTTCTCACTGCTTTTATGTAGGGACAGATTTTTCTAAGGTTCTTACTCCATTTTGGAAGTCCTTCATCCCACCTCCACTACTTGTTTCTGTCTGTGCCTCCTCCTGCTCTCCTGgatctctctgcttctctgccaGCTCCAAGTGTTTCCAATCTTTTGGTTTACTTTCCTCCTTGAtaaaagaacctgtctgccagtacaggagatgtaagagacatgggttcaatccctgggccaggaagatcccctggagtagggcacagcaacccactccattactcttgcctggagaatcccaccaacagaggagcctgaaagatTGCAGGCCATAGGATccccaagagtcagatacaactgaagcaatttagcacaaaCTGTTGGTAAGAtgcttgtgtttattttattgcCTGTTGTCCTATCTAAAACAAAAGCTCTGTTATGGCAgcgatttttctttctgtgttgtaTTGACCTCTGTATCTTTAGcatctagaacagtgtctggctcaAACTGATGctccatattctaacacataacaaatattaaaaaattatataaaaaagagaaTCTAGAGGCAGATAAATCAGTTATTCATGTTAGTAGTTTGaatataaatggagaaggcaatggcaccccactccagtactcttgcatggcaaatcccatggacggaggagcctagtaggctgcagtccatgggatagctaggagtcagacacgactgagcgatttcactttcatgcattggagaaggaaatggcaacccactccagtgtccttgcctggagaatcccagggacgggggagcttggtggggtgccgtctatggggttgcacagagtctgacacgactgaagtgacttagtagcagcagcagcagcagtttgaatATAAAGCTTCGCTTAAGATCAGGGAGATTAGAAATAACAGGAAGGATGTTAGGAAGGTTGATAAGCTTCCCTTCTTAAGTGGATGAAgcagaaaggagaaatgaaatgtttaaaactAAATGAACTGAGGATGATGTGTAGGATGTTAGGAGTAACCCATTGTTTTGGTTGgaattgggggtaggaggagaggaTCAAGCCTAATGGAAAGGTAGTTCAATTTTAGACATGTCTAAGTGTGCTGGAAGATGAATGAGAACAAGACATACCCACTTCCTGAAAGGTGATCCCAGTGACCATATTCATGCAGAAGAGTGAATTCAAAGGACGGTGGACTTCCTCCAGAGGAGATAGAGGGAAATGGAGGCCAGGAGCCTTTGGGATACCTGGGAAAGATGCATCTCACAGGATCGATAGGGACTCGTCCGAAAGAAACAGGAAAGCCACTTGGAGTCTTAGGctgctgttttccttctttgtgtGTACCCTCCCCACTATCTGCTGTCTAATGGCCATTTCTCTTCTATTCAAAAGGATCTACCGCTACCAGTCTCATGACTATGCCTTCAGTAGCGTAGAAAAGTTACTGCATTCCCTAGGAGGGGACGACTATCTTGGATTATTTAACCGGTCACTTCTTGAAACCTTGCAGAAAGCAGGCTTCTCTGAGAAGTTCCTTGATGAAATTATTACTCCCGTCATGAGGGTAAATTATGGCCAAACCACAAACATCAATGGCTTTGTAGGTAAGTCAGGACTTGAATAGTTAACGGACATTAGTTGACAGTGTGGTTTACCTAATGCTTTGGTGGCTCCTTACTTTAGGCCATGATTTGGAGATGACTACCTTCCTTTGTGAAACCTCAGACACAATGAAAATGTTGGCAAAATTGTGCATGTGTAGATGAACACTTCTATGGGAACAGTCTTTGGTTTTTATTAGTTGAATGGTCCTTACCTGGGGGGAACTTTGCTCTGAGGGTCATTTGGCAATGTCTAGGTTTGGAGCCCGATGCAGCTACTCGGGAAGGGAGAGTGGGTAGAGGGCCCCTTACAGAGTCAGAATTAATATGTTTTGTCCTGCCGCCGACAGGGGCAGTGTCAATGGCCGGTACTGATCCTGGCCTTTGGGCAGTAAAAGGTGGCAATAAACTTGTTTGCTCAAGGCTCCTTCAGGCTTCCAGAAGCAATCTTGTGTCAGGCTTAGTAATGTCCATAGAGGAGAAAACAAGAACCAAGCAGACAGGTAAGCTTGAACtcctattttattgtttctaattTCCCCTGCAGAAAATAATTGCTCAGGGAGAAAAACCTGTTTCTCCGTCTCTCACTCAGTTCCAaatgatgaaattttaaattggaggTTAGGTGTTGTGTGTCATGTGGAAATAGATACACATGTGCTCAAGTACAGTGGCATGACTTTttggatttaaaaaagaatttcatcCTCAAAAGTAAACATTTCATATTTTGTACCTATTGACAGGTTTTATTTCCATTCCAAGTAGAAAACTGGCCTCAGTGTAATACAAATGCAGGGGCCAGTTATCTTAAGGGATAAaacttgtttgctgctgctgctgagtcacttcagtcgtgtctgactctgtgcgaccccatagatggcagcccaccaggctctcccgtccctgggattctccaggcaagaacactggagtgggttgccatttccttctccaatgcatgaaagtgaaaagtgaaagtgaagtcgctcagtcatgtccaactctagcgaccccatggactgcagcctaccaggctcctccgtccatggcattttccaggcaaaagtactggagtggggtgccattgccttctccaaaacttgtTTAAGTCCTAAGAATTATGGAGAAACTATTAAGGTATAGAATTATTTTTAGAAGGTATAAAATATAGTATGttagaaacactttaaaaaaatgcttttttatttcctctaggaAATCCCTCAAAGGTGTATGAAGTGGTCTACCAAACTGGATCTGAGACCCATTCAGACTTCTATGACATTGTCCTGGTGGCCACTCCATTGAATCGGAAAATGTCCAATATAAATTTTCTCAACTTCGATCCTCCAATTGAGGAATTCCATCAACACTACGAACCTTTAGTGACAACTTTAATTAAAGGGGAGTTGAATTCAACTGTCTTTAGCTCAAGAGCCTTAAATGAGTTTCATCTTggtacagtcttaaccactgataATCCAGATTTATTCATTAACAGCATTGGGCTTGTGTCCCCTGTAGAAGAAGACAATAATCCTCAGCCAAAAGCAGATACAGCACATGTCTGGAAGATCTTTTCTGCAGCAGCACTTActaaagaacaaattttaaagCTCTTTGTGTCCTACGATTATGCTGTGAAGCAGTCATGGCTTGCATACCCTCATTATACACCTCCAGAGAAATGCCCCTCCATCATACTCCACGATCAACTTTATTACCTCAATGGCATAGAGTTTGCAGCAAGTGCCATGGAAATGAGTGCCATTGCAGGCTACAATGCTGCTCTCCTCGCCTATCACCGCTGGAATGGGAACACACACATGATTGACCAAGAGGACTTATATGAGAGACTTAAAACAGAACTATGAAACACCACTCTCTCCTTTATCCCTCTCCTGGTTCCAAATGGAATatcactgg
This genomic interval carries:
- the PCYOX1 gene encoding prenylcysteine oxidase 1 isoform X1 produces the protein MDPAAPGLACSILRLGLGLLLLCSWWYPGSAEPRAPPEKIAVIGAGIGGTSAAYYLRQKFGKDVKIDVFEKGKVGGRLATLNVQGQEFESGGSIIHPLNLHMKRFVKDLGLSAVQSPSGLVGVYNGETLVYEESSWFIINMIKLIWHYGFQSLRMHMWVEDILDKFMRIYRYQSHDYAFSSVEKLLHSLGGDDYLGLFNRSLLETLQKAGFSEKFLDEIITPVMRVNYGQTTNINGFVGAVSMAGTDPGLWAVKGGNKLVCSRLLQASRSNLVSGLVMSIEEKTRTKQTGNPSKVYEVVYQTGSETHSDFYDIVLVATPLNRKMSNINFLNFDPPIEEFHQHYEPLVTTLIKGELNSTVFSSRALNEFHLGTVLTTDNPDLFINSIGLVSPVEEDNNPQPKADTAHVWKIFSAAALTKEQILKLFVSYDYAVKQSWLAYPHYTPPEKCPSIILHDQLYYLNGIEFAASAMEMSAIAGYNAALLAYHRWNGNTHMIDQEDLYERLKTEL
- the PCYOX1 gene encoding prenylcysteine oxidase 1 isoform X2; translation: MKRFVKDLGLSAVQSPSGLVGVYNGETLVYEESSWFIINMIKLIWHYGFQSLRMHMWVEDILDKFMRIYRYQSHDYAFSSVEKLLHSLGGDDYLGLFNRSLLETLQKAGFSEKFLDEIITPVMRVNYGQTTNINGFVGAVSMAGTDPGLWAVKGGNKLVCSRLLQASRSNLVSGLVMSIEEKTRTKQTGNPSKVYEVVYQTGSETHSDFYDIVLVATPLNRKMSNINFLNFDPPIEEFHQHYEPLVTTLIKGELNSTVFSSRALNEFHLGTVLTTDNPDLFINSIGLVSPVEEDNNPQPKADTAHVWKIFSAAALTKEQILKLFVSYDYAVKQSWLAYPHYTPPEKCPSIILHDQLYYLNGIEFAASAMEMSAIAGYNAALLAYHRWNGNTHMIDQEDLYERLKTEL